A segment of the Candidatus Eisenbacteria bacterium genome:
GTGGCGGATCTTCTACAAGATATGTCCTGGCTCTCCTTCGGAGCCCTGCCGGTCCAGGAGGGGCGGAGCTTCCTCTCGGGGAGGATCGGGACCCGTGTGGCCGGCGAGAACATCACGCTCCGCGACGATCCCTACCACCCGCTCCACCGCGGGACGCCGTTCGACGCGGAGGGGATCCCGACCCTGCCGGTCACGATCCTCGAGAAGGGGGTCGCCGTCTCGCCGGTCTACGACCGGCCCACCGCGGCGCGGGAGGGGCGCGGGTCGACGGGGCACAGCCTTCCCATTCCGAACACCTTTGGCCCCGTGGCGCGGAGCCTGGTGCTCGAAGGGGAGGACCGGGACCTGGAGCGCCTGGCGGAAGGGGTGGATCGAGGGCTCTGGGTGACCCGGGTCTGGTACACGAACGTGATCGACCCCAAATCCGCGACCCTCACGGGGATGACCCGCGACGGCCTCTTCGCGATCGAGGGCGGGAAGGTGACCCGGGCCATCCGGAACTTCCGGTTCAACCAGAGCGTCGTCGAGATGCTGGGCCAGGTGGAGGCGATGTCCCGGCCCGAGTTGGCCGGGGGTGTCGTCTGTCCTGGACTCCGGGTGAGGAACTTCCGGATGTCCAGTGTCACGGAATTCTGAAAAAAAGGTCTTGTCGAAGCGGGAAAGCTGGATATACTTTGGTCGTAGAGGCGTAAGTGCTTTCGCCTCTGCGCATCACGAGTCCCCCCTCGGAAGCTGTACATCCCCCCCGTCCGAAACCGGTCCGGCCGTCGCCGAAGCATGCTCGGTTTTCACCGTGCAGGAACGGCACAAGCAAGGATTCTGCAATGAATTGGCTTGACGCGGCCCGCCAAAATCGGCATAAAAGTAACCTCTTGTTTACAACCGCTGATCCGTACAGGAAAGGAGTGCTGACCCCCATGCCGAGGAAACTTGCGCGAAGGCTCGGCACAGCGCGCGTCCAGGGGCCATCCCTCATTGTATTCGTCTTCACCGTCGCGGTCGTCTCGCTCGCGTTCGCTGCCCCCGCGATGGCCCAGACCGGAGCGATCACGGTGAAGGTGGTGGACGGAAGCGGCGTCCCGATCCAGGGGGCGTCGGTCGTCGTGATGGGAGCGCAGCTCGGAGGACTCACGAACGCGTCCGGGACCATCACGATTTCCAAAGTGCCCGTCGGCACCTACACGATTCGCATCATGCTGGTGGGTCACGGGCGTCAGGAGCGGGCGGGCGTCCGGGTCGACGCCAATCGCACCACGAATGTCGGTGACATCCAGCTGGCGGAAGAAGCGGTCCGGATGAAGACCGTTCAGGTGGTGGGTGAGCAGAAGATCGCCATCCGGAAGAAGGACAGCTCGACCCGCCAGATCGTCACCAGCGAGGATCTCCGCTCGCTCCCCGTCGACAGCTACCAGGACGCGATCTCCCTCAAGGCCGGCGTCATCAGCCAGGGAGGCGAGCTCCACTTCCGCGGCGGACGCGCGGACGAGGTGCTCACGGTCGTGAACGGGATCGCGAGCCGGAACCCGCTCCGCGCCGAAGGCGTCGATCTCGGGCTCCTCGCCGTCTCCTCGAGCGAGCAGGTGCTCGGCGGGATGGACGCGCAGTACGGGAACGCGCTCTCGGGCGTCATCAATCTCACGACGCGGGAGGGAGGGGACAAGTTCGCGGGCGAGGTGCGCTACTTCACCGACCGATACGGCGAGCACGACAAGGAGTTCAACAACTTCGAGCGCGTGAGCGTCGGCTTCGGCGGCCCGTTCCTCTTCGACAAGACGAACTACTACATCTCCTACGAGGGGACCTTCACCGACACGTACCTGCGGAACACGTCGGAGAGCAACGAGCACCGGTTCCTCGACTTCATCCGCACCGGGCTCCGCCAGGCGAACGCCTCGAACCTCTCGAGCAAGTTCACCTACAAGGTGACGCCGAACCAGAAGCTGAACCTCGAGATGATCGCGAACAACTCGATCGACGGCCGCTATCACAACCGCTGGAACCGGAAGGGCTTCGTCCAGGTCATCCAGGACAGCACGGCGCCCACGGACGGCTCCATCACGCAGCGCTACGGGAGCTGGGCGTGGTATCCGGTCGACTCCTCGTACGTTCCCATGAACACGGCGGACCATCTCCCGGTCACGGAGTCCTCCTACACGCAGGCCGCCCTGACGTGGCGGCACACGCTCGGGATCGGCGAGATCTACAACATCCGGGCGTCGCGCCAGCAGTGGGAGTCCACCGAGGACGTGCTGGACCGGCAGCTCTGGGAGTACGAGCAGTCGCCGAACAACTACTACGATCCGTTCAACCGGATCGACGGCGCGTACTACGTCACGAACGGCGACTATCCCTTCTACGAGCGCCGCAACACGGTCACCTACACGCTGAACGCCGACTACTCGAAGAAGATCAAGCAGCACAACTTCATGGTCGGCGGCGACATCAACTACAACGACCTCTCGTTCCTCCTCACGCAGTTCCCGAACGTGCTCGACGCGAACGGAAACTACGGCGCGACGAGGGACGAGTTCCAGAACTACAACCCGGAAGGGTCGTTCTTCATGCAGGACCGCTGGGAGTACGAGGGAATGGTCCTGAACGCGGGCCTCCGGTACGACGCCTTCTCGGTGGGGAACCAGATCTCGTCGTCCGAGGTGGCCGACAAGGTGAAGACCCAGTGGAGCCCGCGGATCGGGATCGCGTATCCCATCTCGGATCGCGACGTCATGAGCTTCCACTACGGGCGCCTCTTCCAGGTTCCGGACCGCCTGTATCTCTACCAGGGCCGCAACATCTCGGCCGAGGCGCGCGGCAATCCGAACCTGGAGCCGCAGACGACGATCTCCTACCAGCTGGGCGTCCAGCACCTCTTCTCGAAGGAGATCTACGGGCAGTTCGGCGTCTACTTCAAAGACATCTTCGGACTGCTGACCACCGTGCAGCAGGAGGTCCCTGGATTCGCGATCACCGTTCCCACGCGGGTCAACGGCGACTACGCCTCGTCCCGCGGGATCGAGATGACGCTGATCAAGCGGCACAGCCACGGATTCTCCGGCGAGATCAACTACACGTACGGGAACGCGACCGGGACGGCTTCGGACCCGAACCGCGCGCTGGCCAGCTCGGGAAACCTGCGCGACCAGTTCAAGCCAACCTCCGAAACCCCGCTCGACTGGGACCAGCGCCACACCATCTCGGCGACGCTGCGGCTCAGTAACGAAAAGGATTGGGCCGCCTCGTTCGTCTACCAGTTCGGCACGGGTCTCCCGTACACCCCGGAGCTGCGCGAGCAGCGCACGCAGGATCCCGAGCTGATCAATTCGGAACGTCTGCCTTCCACGTCGACGCTCTCCGTCCAGGCGGAGCGGTTCTTCCGGGTCTGGGGGCAGAGCGTGACGTTCTACGTCCAGGGCTCGAACCTGCTCGACGCCGAGAACATCAGCGATCTGCAGCCGAGCCTCTGGCCGGACAATCAGGTGAATCCTTCCTCGTACGACGTCTATTACACGGAGACGGGCCGCGCCGGCGGAGCCTTCCTGACCCAGGATCTCGACGGGGACGGTCGTGAAGACTGGTTCGCCGTCAACGACCCGCGCGTGTTCCAGCAGGGTCGTGTGATCCGGATCGGACTGGGGGTCCAATTCTGACATGAGGCGAACCACGGGCAGCTCGCGACCCGGGATTCCGGCTCGCGCCGGGAATTCCACGCGCCACGGACTCGTCCTCGCCGTCTCGAGGACCGCGGCCGCGGCGGCACTGGTGGTCCTGTCGGGCACGGCGTCGGCGTATTTCCAGCCTCCGGCGCTCCCGACCGACGACAAGGGACAGCCGCATCCCATCTTCCGCCTCGACGGGAAGTTCGTGCACAACGTCGGGCGGCTTCACCTGCAGGTGACCAACATCGGCCAGACCGGCAACGCGGCGAACCCCGCGCGGACGACGGTTCCCTCGGCGGAGTATCCGCCGGGATCGGGATTCGACCACCTCTACGCGGCGGGGCTCTGGATCGGGGCCATCGACGCGAGCGGGATCCCGCACGTGACCACGGCCGCGTACGAGGTCGAGTGGTCGCCGGAGACCGAGCCCGAGAACGTGTGCGTCAATCTGCCCCTCGATCAGGTCGCGGACGTCCGCGAGGCGTACGAGGGGATTCCGGGCGGAAATCGCGTGATCTCGTCGAGCCTCGATCCGGACGACGACGGCGACGGCCGGGTCAACGAGGACTTCCTGAACGGGCTCGACGACGATCTCGACGGGCTCTGCGACGAGGACTACAGCGCGATCGGCCAGCAGATGTTCGCGACCGAGTACCGGGACGACCTGCCCGCGATCCGTCAGATCAATCCGGAGCACGTGCCGCTCGGCGTTCGCGTTCGCCAGACGAGCTACGCGTGGTCCACGCCGGGTCAGAGCGACTTCGTGGGGATGGACTACCAGATCACGAACCTGAGCGGCCGCTCGATCCGGAACGTGTACGTGGCGATCTTCGCGGACCCGGACGTCGGAAGCCGGGCCATCGACGGCTACTTCCTGGACGACCAGTGCGCCCTCTTCGACTCCACGGTGACCTACATCGGCGCCTCCGGGGAGGAGATCAGCCGCCGCATCCAGATGGCCTACACGTACGACAACCCGGACAATCCGAACCGGCCCCAGGACAACAAGGGCGGGGACGTGCCCGGGTACTTCGGGTGCATGTTCTTGAATCACACGGTGGATCCGGCCGGCGTCACGGCTCCTCCGCGAGTCGGCATCACGGCGTTCAAGTTCTTCTCCGGCTCGGCTTCCTTCGCCGCCGGAGGCGATCCCGAGAACGACGCGCAGCGGTATCAGCTCCTGTCCGATCCGCGGCTCAATCCCAGCGCGCCGACCTTCACGGGCAACAAGCAGTCGTCGCGGCCCCTCGACTACCGCTTCATCATGGCGACCGGGCCGTTCAGCCAGATCCTACCGGACTCCACGCTGACCGTGTCCGTTGCCTGGGTAGCGGGAATCGGTCTCGGGCGTTTGGCCGCGGGCACGGAGCAGCCGGGAACCTTGATTGCGAACGCCAAGTCGGCCCAGCAGGTCTTCGACGGTCTCTACACGGATCTCGACGTCAACCAAGCGACTGGGGTATGCGGCAAGGAGACATGCCTCCGGAACACGACCGGTGGCCGCGCCTTCACGTACCGGATCCCGGAGGCGTGCAAGGCCCGGTTCCACGAGAACCCGGCCGATGAGGGATACCCGCAGTACGATCCGTGGGATCCGGTCGCCTCGTGCGAGAGCCAGCAGGATGGAAAGTACGTCTGCCCGAACGGCCGCTGCGCATCCCAGGACACGACCGATGTCAACATCGTCTCCACCGAGTGCACCTACGTGGACTTCGACTGCGACGTGAACACGGGCCTCGAGGGTCGCGAGCACCTGGTGAACTGGGTCGCGGCCGCGCCGCTCCCGGCGCCGTTCTTCTCGGGCACGAACGGCCGCGCGGAGCCGAGGGACTTCCTCCCGAACTACGCCACGACCGACGACTCGGTCCGCGTGTCCGCCTGGTTCTTCCCGGGGGACAACAAGGTCACGCTCAAGTGGAGCGACTTCGCGGAGCAGATCCGCGACGCGCAACGAGGAAATCTCAAGGAGTTCGTGGGGTACCGGATCTACAAGGCCGCGGGCTGGAACCGCCCCGAAGGGACGAACGCGCCCGCGCGGGACCTCTGGATGCTCCTCGGAGAATGGAGGAAGGATCCCAAGGGCACGCCCGCGAGACCGCTCGCGGAGCTGATCGATCCGGCGGCCGCGATCATCTCGACGAACGAGGTCCAAGTTCGCTGGGATCCGGTCGCGAGGCAGTCCACGAACGACTCCACCAAATGGACCACCGAGATCGACACGCTGCACTCCATCGGGCGGTACAGCTTCGTGGATACGAACGTGCTGAACGGGTTCCCCTACTTCTATTCGATCGTTCCGGTCTCGATCGTGCCGGGAACGACCGCGGCCACGGACGTGGTGCTGAGCGGGAATCCCAGCGCGACGAACGCGCAGGTGGTCTATCCGCGAGGGGACGCGCAGCCGACCCAGGAGGAGGTGTACGTCGTCCCGAATCCGTACAAGGCGAGCACGGAATGGGACCTCGTGCCTCGTGAGGAGGATCCCTCCGGGACCAAGGTACTCTTCATGAACCTGCCGGCCACGAAGGGGACGATCCACGTGTACACGCTCGCGGGCGATCTCGTGATCGACCTGCCGTTCGACGGCACGGTGGCTCCCGACATGCAGTTCGGGAAGGACCCCGTCCTTGCGGGCGAGGGGTCCGTACCGTGGAACCTGATCTCGCGGAACGGGCAGAAGATCGTGAGCGGAATCTATCTCTACTCCGTCGACACCGATCTGGGTAAACAGGTCGGGAAGTTCGTGGTGATTCGATGAGACCGGCCGGCTCGACCCACCGGTCCGTGGGCAAACCGAGGAGGATTTTCGTGAGAACCACGTTGGCGTTCGCCCTCTGCCTTCTGCTCCTGCCGCTCACGGCGGACGGGGCCCAGATCTTCGAAAAGGTGGGAACGCTGGGGGCCCAGTCGCTCAAGTTCGGTGTCGGGGCTCGCGCCAACGCCATGGGGAACGCCTATGTCGCGATCGCGGACGACGCCACGGCGGTCTACTGGAACCCCGCCGGAATCGCCCGGCTCTCCGGGCAGTCCATCACCCTGAACCACACGGCCTGGCCGGCGGACATCTCGTTCGATCAGGCGGCGTACGTCTTCAACGTGAAGTGGATCCCCGGAATGCTGGGCGTGAACGTGCGCGCGCTCACCATGAGCAAGGACATCGTCCGGACGACGTACCTGCCCGAGGGGAACGGCGAGACCTTCGACGCCGGCGAGTGGACGTACGGGATCACCTACGCCCGCGCCCTCACGGACAAGTTCTCGGCCGGGTTCAACCTCAACTACGTCCAGACCGGCCTCGACGACGTGAAGGGGAAGTCGGTCACGTTCGACTTCGGGACTCTCTACGAGATCGGCGTCATGGGCGCCAAGATCGGCATGGCGATCCAGAACATCGGACAGGACATGGAGTTCATCGAGGAGACCGTCAAGATGCCGGTCTTCTTCCGGGTCGGCGGCTCGGCTTCCATCCTGAGCCAGGGCGAGAGCCGGCTCCTGACCTCCGCCGAGTTCACGCACCCGCCGGACAACTCGGAGAAGCTGAACCTGGGAGCGGAGTACGGGTTCCGTGACTACCTCTTCATCCGTGGCGGGTACAAGCTGAACTACGACACCGAAGGGCTCACCGCGGGCTTCGGCGTGAAGTTTCCGCTGACCGTCATCAAGTCTTCCGTCGCGAGACTCGACTACGCGTACCAGGACATGAATTTCCTCTCGGACGCGCATCACGTTTCGCTGAACGTAAGCTTCTGATCGGATAGAGCGTGAGGCGGCGACCGCCCGGCCTCGCACGAGCAGCCGTCGCTGCCGCGGGGCTCGTGCTCGGGGTGGTCCGGTTCGGGTCCGCCCCCGCCCCCGCGGTCGCGGCGGCCCCGCGCGCGGCCGAGGGCGCCGCCGGGTCCTTCGGGGACATCCGGTTCCACGCGATCGCGGTAGCCTTCCGCCACGGCCCCAAGGAAGCGCGGGCCGACTTCACGATCCAGATCCCCTACCGCGAGATCAAGTTCATCCCCGAACAGGACCGCTTCAGCGCCAAGCTCCGCCTGACGGTGGAGATGTGGGACGCGAAGAGCAAGCGGGCGGGATACGTCCAGCGCGAAGCCGTCCTCCAGAGCACCGACTTCGCCGCGACCACGGATTCGCTCCTGGGCGAGATCTACACGCTGGGCTTCGCGGCTCCTCCGGGGAAGTACACGTACCGCGTCCGCGTCGAGGACATGAACGTCGACCGGATGGGACTCGTCTACAAGATCAAGAACCAGAAGCGCCAGGGCGAGGTCACGGGCGCCGTCGACATGGGGCCGTGGCTCTTCCGGAACCCCGGCCTGAGCGGCGTGCTCTTCGCGTGGGAGATCCGGGCCCGGAGCGAGGGCTCGCCCTTCGCGCGGGGCCCCTACGACGTGGTCCCGCATCCGAGCGCATTCTACGGCCACGGCCAGGACGTTCTGTCCCTCTACTACGAGCTGTACGACGAGGCGCCTCCGCCCGAGGGGCGCGTGCGGCGTGTCTCCGCGAGCATCCTGGGCGCGAACGGGGACACCCTCTTCTCGAACATCGACTCCCTCCGGATCTCGGAGGGCACCGCGTGGCCGCACGCGCTCGGCATCGACGTGCCGTCCCTTCCGGCGGGGCACTACCGGCTCGCGCTCGCCGTGCTGGACGACCAGGGAAGGTCCATGGCCGACAGTCACGGACAGTTCGACATGCTCTGGTCGCGTGACTCGTGGCGGCCGGACGTCGCCTCCCTCTACGAGGTGACCGCGGCCACGCTCCTCCCGACGGACTCCGCCTCGATCTTCCGCTCGCTCTCGATGGGGGACAAGGAGCGCTGGGTGGAGGAGATCTGGAGGCGGGCGGACCCGACGCCCGAGACGGCGGACAACGAGATTCGGAACGAGTTCCTCCGCAGGGTCCAGTACGCGAACGTACGGTACTCCGTCTACGACCGTGGCATGTTCAGCGATCGCGGCCGGATCTACATCCGGTACGGCGAGCCGGACGACGTGAAGATCGAGCGCGTTCCGGTCGCGAGCCGGAATCTCGGGAGGGATCTCCTCGGAGAGATCCCCGAGGCGTCACGTCGGCAGGTCACCGATACGCAGACCGGAACCGTGGACGACCGGCCGTACGAGATCTGGACGTACGACATGAAGGGGAAGGAGCTCGTGCCGCGATTCGGGACCAACGAGATCCCGTCGGGAGTGAAGTTCGTCTTCGTGGACGAGCAGGGGTACGGCGAGTACACGCTGAAGTACTCCTCCACGAGCGGGGCGCACTAGACATCGCCCGTCGCGCCCGCCCCACGATCCTCCCCGGCACTTGACTCCGCCGCTCCGCACCCCCTAGAATCATCCGCTCTAATCTGCACTCGCTGCGTCACTTAGTTCGGGGGTCTCCATTGCCATGAGAGTGGGTGTTCTGACCGGTGGCGGAGACTGTCCGGGGCTGAACGCGGTGATCCGGGCGATCGTTCACAGCGCGGGAAAGCAGCGTGGGTGGGCGGTCGCGGGGATCCGGCATGGATGGCGCGGGCTCCTGCTCGAGGAGATCGAGCCGCTCGACCTCCGCGCGGTGTCGGGGATCCTTCCGCGCGGCGGGACGATCCTCGGGACCTCCCGGACGAATCCATACAAGGAGCCGGACGGCGAGGCGCGGATCCGCGAGACGCTCTCCCGGCGCCAGATCGACGCGGTGATCGCGATCGGCGGAGAGGACACGCTCGGGGTGGCCGGCAAGCTCGCGGCCGCGGGACTGCCGGTCGTGGGAGTCCCGAAGACGATCGACAACGACGTGAACGGGACCGACTACACGTTCGGCTTCGACACCGCGCTCACGATCGCCACGGAAGCCATCGACCGGATCCACACGACGGCCGAATCGCACGACCGCGTCATGGTGGTCGAGGTGATGGGGCGGCACGCCGGTTGGATCGCGCTCGAGTCGGGGATCGCCGGAGGCGCGGACATGATCCTGATCCCCGAGTTCCCGGTGCGCCTCCAGGAGGTCGCGGACGCGATCGCCCAGCGTCACCGGCGCGGCAAGAACTTCAGCATCGTCGTGGTGGCCGAAGGCGCGAGGCTCGCGGACGAGGCGGGGAACCCGCTCCACACGCAGAGCGAGAAGCGGGACGCGTTCGGGCACCCGCGCCTCGGCGGCAT
Coding sequences within it:
- a CDS encoding TldD/PmbA family protein — translated: SVRVVIGKRTGRASGNDWSPEGIARLLRAAETAARHSPEIPDLLPLPGPQSYRSVDADDALTANIGPEDRAREVARAIEVCTKAGVTAAGTFETGQGSIGDYGEIGAFAIANTTGLFAYHMGTDAAFRISALDGMSSGWAARESHTASEIDGAALARRAADKAVRSREAVAWEPGHYTVVLEPAAVADLLQDMSWLSFGALPVQEGRSFLSGRIGTRVAGENITLRDDPYHPLHRGTPFDAEGIPTLPVTILEKGVAVSPVYDRPTAAREGRGSTGHSLPIPNTFGPVARSLVLEGEDRDLERLAEGVDRGLWVTRVWYTNVIDPKSATLTGMTRDGLFAIEGGKVTRAIRNFRFNQSVVEMLGQVEAMSRPELAGGVVCPGLRVRNFRMSSVTEF
- a CDS encoding TonB-dependent receptor, which codes for MPRKLARRLGTARVQGPSLIVFVFTVAVVSLAFAAPAMAQTGAITVKVVDGSGVPIQGASVVVMGAQLGGLTNASGTITISKVPVGTYTIRIMLVGHGRQERAGVRVDANRTTNVGDIQLAEEAVRMKTVQVVGEQKIAIRKKDSSTRQIVTSEDLRSLPVDSYQDAISLKAGVISQGGELHFRGGRADEVLTVVNGIASRNPLRAEGVDLGLLAVSSSEQVLGGMDAQYGNALSGVINLTTREGGDKFAGEVRYFTDRYGEHDKEFNNFERVSVGFGGPFLFDKTNYYISYEGTFTDTYLRNTSESNEHRFLDFIRTGLRQANASNLSSKFTYKVTPNQKLNLEMIANNSIDGRYHNRWNRKGFVQVIQDSTAPTDGSITQRYGSWAWYPVDSSYVPMNTADHLPVTESSYTQAALTWRHTLGIGEIYNIRASRQQWESTEDVLDRQLWEYEQSPNNYYDPFNRIDGAYYVTNGDYPFYERRNTVTYTLNADYSKKIKQHNFMVGGDINYNDLSFLLTQFPNVLDANGNYGATRDEFQNYNPEGSFFMQDRWEYEGMVLNAGLRYDAFSVGNQISSSEVADKVKTQWSPRIGIAYPISDRDVMSFHYGRLFQVPDRLYLYQGRNISAEARGNPNLEPQTTISYQLGVQHLFSKEIYGQFGVYFKDIFGLLTTVQQEVPGFAITVPTRVNGDYASSRGIEMTLIKRHSHGFSGEINYTYGNATGTASDPNRALASSGNLRDQFKPTSETPLDWDQRHTISATLRLSNEKDWAASFVYQFGTGLPYTPELREQRTQDPELINSERLPSTSTLSVQAERFFRVWGQSVTFYVQGSNLLDAENISDLQPSLWPDNQVNPSSYDVYYTETGRAGGAFLTQDLDGDGREDWFAVNDPRVFQQGRVIRIGLGVQF
- a CDS encoding PorV/PorQ family protein; protein product: MRTTLAFALCLLLLPLTADGAQIFEKVGTLGAQSLKFGVGARANAMGNAYVAIADDATAVYWNPAGIARLSGQSITLNHTAWPADISFDQAAYVFNVKWIPGMLGVNVRALTMSKDIVRTTYLPEGNGETFDAGEWTYGITYARALTDKFSAGFNLNYVQTGLDDVKGKSVTFDFGTLYEIGVMGAKIGMAIQNIGQDMEFIEETVKMPVFFRVGGSASILSQGESRLLTSAEFTHPPDNSEKLNLGAEYGFRDYLFIRGGYKLNYDTEGLTAGFGVKFPLTVIKSSVARLDYAYQDMNFLSDAHHVSLNVSF
- a CDS encoding GWxTD domain-containing protein; amino-acid sequence: MRRRPPGLARAAVAAAGLVLGVVRFGSAPAPAVAAAPRAAEGAAGSFGDIRFHAIAVAFRHGPKEARADFTIQIPYREIKFIPEQDRFSAKLRLTVEMWDAKSKRAGYVQREAVLQSTDFAATTDSLLGEIYTLGFAAPPGKYTYRVRVEDMNVDRMGLVYKIKNQKRQGEVTGAVDMGPWLFRNPGLSGVLFAWEIRARSEGSPFARGPYDVVPHPSAFYGHGQDVLSLYYELYDEAPPPEGRVRRVSASILGANGDTLFSNIDSLRISEGTAWPHALGIDVPSLPAGHYRLALAVLDDQGRSMADSHGQFDMLWSRDSWRPDVASLYEVTAATLLPTDSASIFRSLSMGDKERWVEEIWRRADPTPETADNEIRNEFLRRVQYANVRYSVYDRGMFSDRGRIYIRYGEPDDVKIERVPVASRNLGRDLLGEIPEASRRQVTDTQTGTVDDRPYEIWTYDMKGKELVPRFGTNEIPSGVKFVFVDEQGYGEYTLKYSSTSGAH
- a CDS encoding ATP-dependent 6-phosphofructokinase, which codes for MRVGVLTGGGDCPGLNAVIRAIVHSAGKQRGWAVAGIRHGWRGLLLEEIEPLDLRAVSGILPRGGTILGTSRTNPYKEPDGEARIRETLSRRQIDAVIAIGGEDTLGVAGKLAAAGLPVVGVPKTIDNDVNGTDYTFGFDTALTIATEAIDRIHTTAESHDRVMVVEVMGRHAGWIALESGIAGGADMILIPEFPVRLQEVADAIAQRHRRGKNFSIVVVAEGARLADEAGNPLHTQSEKRDAFGHPRLGGIGAWLAERIEETTGYETRVSVLGHIQRGGTPTAYDRFLATRFGVGAVELVERRAFGRMVALQGTRITDVSMAEAVGTIKTVGPDLYEMARIFFS